The following coding sequences lie in one Primulina huaijiensis isolate GDHJ02 chromosome 2, ASM1229523v2, whole genome shotgun sequence genomic window:
- the LOC140968117 gene encoding ABC transporter A family member 1 isoform X2, which produces MEKNGQKMKTGSSRRQLKAMLRKNWLLKIRHPFITCAEILLPTVVMLLLMAVRMRVDTKLHPPQPYIRKDMLVEVGKDGKSVPFNQILELLYKNDEYLAFAPDTSETRMMINILSIKFPLLKLTSRIYKDEEELETYIRSDLYGADDQVKNTTNPKIKGAIVFHDQGPKVFDYSIRLNHTWAFSGFPDVKSIMDVNGPYVNDLELGVNTIPILQYSFSGFLTLQQVLDSFIIYVEQQRLANIDTNDLVSPSESPLSHTQLIPWTQFSPSNIRLVPFPTRAYTDDEFQSIVKKVMGVLYLLGFLYPISQLISYSVFEKEQKIKEGLYMMGLKDEMFHLSWFLTYALQFGVSSGVITLCTMGTLFKYSDKTLVFAYFFSFGLSSITLSFLISTFFTRAKTAIAVGTLSFLGAFFPYYTVNEEAVSMVLKVMASFLSPTAFALGSINFADYERAQVGLRWSNIWRDSSGVCFLVCLVMMLVDTFLYGAVGLCLDKVLHRENKLLYRWRSVLRKQFWRKKNDSKQFSSGSLIKLVGSDSGINDRQFQRDAYETAVEEISLELKQQESDGRCIQIRGLHKVYDTKKASCCAVNSLQLVLYENQILALLGHNGAGKSTTMSMLVGLVHPTSGDALVFGRNILTDMDEIRKSLGVCPQYDILFPELTVKEHLEIFSDLKGVNEDCLENVVIEMAEEVGLADKFNTVVGALSGGMRRKLSLGIALIGDSKVVILDEPTSGMDPYSMRLTWQLIKRIKKGRIILLTTHSMDEADVLGDRIAIMANGSLKCCGSSFFLKQKYGVGYTLTLVKTTPTTSAAADIVYRHIPSAICVSEVGNELTFKLPLASSSSFESMFREIECYVQRSNPTVGTVGYGDSNSLGIESYGISVTTLEEVFLRVAGGDFDITECHDNKNYITPDSDVQQLGENHTSNRFIHSKVCKSCIEVIGYMMATMGKASCLFWATTLHILKFIGMQCCCFCTLSRSTFWKHSKALIIKRAMSARRDQKTIVFQLLIPAIFLLFGLLFVKLKPHPDQQSITFTTSHFNPLLTGGGGGGPIPFNLSLLTAKEVSEHVHGGWIQKFQPTTYRFPDSQQAFKDAVEAAGRTLGPVLLSMSEYLMSSFNESYQSRYGAVVVDKQSENGSLGYTILHNSSCQHAAPTFINLINSAILRLATLDENMTIQTRNHPLPLTQSQHLQRHDLDAFTVAIIVNIAFSFIPASFAVAVVKEREVKAKHQQLISGVSVLSYWASTYIWDFISFLVPSTFAILLFFMFGLDQFIASASFFSTVLMFLGYGLAIASSTYCLTFFFSEHSMAQNVVLLVHFFTGLILMVISFIMGLIESTAYVNNLLKNFFRLSPGFCFADGLASLALLRQGVKKGSGDNVFDWNVTGASICYLAAEGVIYFMLTLGLELFLPLKINFATASDLCTSVKNFFETTSSSSLQPLLKSSSEDANDFEEDIDVQTERNKVLSGSAGRAIIYLRNLRKVYPGGKQQGSKIAVHSLTFSVQEGECFGFLGTNGAGKTTTLSMLSGEESPSAGTAFIFGKDIRSNPKAARQHIGYCPQFDALLEFVTVREHLYLYARIKGVQEYELER; this is translated from the exons ATGGAGAAGAACGGACAGAAAATGAAGACGGGGTCTTCAAGAAGACAATTGAAAGCCATGCTCCGAAAGAATTGGCTTCTCAAGATACGCCACCCATTCATCACCTGTGCAGAG ATATTACTTCCTACTGTTGTTATGTTGCTGCTCATGGCCGTGAGGATGAGAGTTGATACAAAGCTACATCCACCACAACC ATATATTCGAAAGGACATGCTAGTTGAAGTCGGAAAAGATGGCAAGTCTGTACCTTTCAATCAAATTTTAGAATTATTGTATAAAAATGATGAATATTTGGCATTTGCACCCGACACAAGTGAGACCAGGATGATGATTAATATATTGTCCATCAAGTTTCCTCTGCTCAAG TTGACATCAAGAATTTACAAAGATGAGGAAGAGCTTGAGACATACATACGCTCAGACCTGTATGGTGCCGATGATCAAGTGAA GAACACCACGAACCCAAAAATTAAAGGAGCTATTGTGTTTCATGATCAAGGGCCTAAGGTGTTTGATTATAGCATACGCTTGAACCATACATGGGCTTTTTCTGGATTTCCCGATGTTAAATCCATCATGGATGTCAATGGTCCATATGTCAATGACTTGGAATTAGGGGTGAACACAATACCAATTCTACAGTATAGCTTCAGTGGATTCTTAACT CTTCAACAAGTCCTGGACTCCTTCATAATCTACGTCGAACAACAACGATTGGCAAACATAGACACTAACGATTTAGTATCACCTTCGGAGTCACCTTTGTCACACACGCAACTCATACCCTGGACGCAGTTTAGCCCTTCAAATATAAGACTTGTCCCTTTTCCAACTCGTGCATACACTGATGACGAGTTCCAGTCCATCGTCAAGAAAGTCATGGGAGTGCT GTACTTGCTGGGATTTCTGTATCCAATTTCTCAACTGATTAGTTATTCCGTTTTTGAAAAG GAGCAGAAGATCAAGGAAGGACTCTACATGATGGGTTTAAAAGATGAGATGTTTCATCTCTCGTGGTTTCTAACTTACGCACTGCAG TTTGGAGTCTCTTCTGGTGTCATCACTCTTTGCACAATGGGAACCCTTTTCAAGTACAGCGACAAGACACTGGTGTTTGCTTACTTCTTCTCTTTTGGATTGAGCTCAATAACACTATCGTTTCTGATCTCCACCTTCTTCACACGGGCAAAAACCGCAATAGCAGTTGGGACGCTTTCTTTTCTTGGAGCTTTCTTCCCTTATTATACTGTTAACGAAGAGGCTGTTTCTAT GGTATTAAAGGTTATGGCATCTTTCCTTTCACCCACCGCTTTTGCTTTAGGGTCTATCAACTTTGCGGATTATGAACGTGCTCAGGTTGGCCTACGGTGGAGCAACATCTGGCGG GATTCTTCAGGGGTTTGCTTTCTGGTCTGCCTTGTGATGATGTTGGTTGACACTTTCTTATATGGTGCAGTTGGTCTGTGTTTAGATAAG GTCCTTCATAGGGAAAATAAGTTACTCTATCGATGGCGTTCTGTGTTACGTAAGCAATTTTGGAGGAAGAAAAATGATAGCAAGCAATTTTCTTCCGGTTCTCTGATCAAACTGGTTGGCAGTGACTCCGGGATTAACGATCGTCAATTTCAAAGAGATGCATATGAAACAGCTGTAGAAGAAATAAGTTTAGAATTAAAGCAACAAGAGTCTGATGGCAG ATGTATTCAGATTAGAGGTCTGCACAAGGTGTATGATACTAAGAAGGCAAGTTGCTGTGCTGTCAATTCTTTACAATTGGTGCTGTATGAAAATCAAATTCTCGCCCTTTTAG GGCATAATGGAGCTGGTAAAAGCACAACAATGTCCATGCTTGTTGGTCTTGTTCATCCTACATCTGGAGATGCATTAGTTTTTGGAAGGAACATCTTGACAGACATG GATGAAATACGCAAAAGTTTGGGTGTTTGCCCACAATATGACATTCTTTTTCCAGAGTTGACG GTGAAGGAGCACTTAGAAATATTTTCTGATCTAAAAGGTGTGAATGAAGATTGCTTGGAAAATGTTGTGATTGAAATGGCTGAAGAA GTAGGTTTGGCAGACAAATTCAATACGGTTGTGGGGGCTCTTTCTGGAGGTATGAGGAGGAAATTATCTCTCGGAATTGCACTAATAGGAGATAGCAAG GTTGTTATTCTTGATGAACCCACAAGTGGAATGGATCCTTACTCCATGCGGTTGACATGGCAGTtaattaaaagaattaaaaagggAAGGATAATATTACTAACTACTCACTCCATGGATGAAGCTGATGTGTTAGGAGATCGAATTGCTATCATGGCTAATGGTTCTTTGAAATGCTGCGGAAG TTCCTTTTTCTTAAAGCAGAAGTATGGTGTTGGTTATACGCTTACTCTGGTCAAG ACTACACCTACTACCTCTGCAGCAGCTGATATAGTTTACCGTCACATCCCATCGGCAATATGCGTGAGCGAA GTTGGTAATGAACTTACATTCAAGCTTCCTCTCGCTTCCTCATCAtcatttgaaagcatgtttcgAGAAATAGAGTGTTACGTGCAAAGATCAAATCCTACTGTTGGAACTGTAGGTTATGGAGACAGTAATTCTCTTGGCATCGAAAGTTATGGCATCTCTGTCACAACTTTAGAAGAAGTATTCTTGAGAGTTGCTGGTGGTGATTTTGATATCACTGAGTGCCATGATAATAAGAATTATATAACTCCTGATTCTGATGTTCAGCAACTTGGCGAAAATCACACTTCAAATCGATTCATTCATTCAAAAGTTTGCAAAAGTTGTATTGAGGTTATTGGCTACATGATGGCCACAATGGGGAAAGCTAGTTGTTTATTTTGGGCAACTACTCTACATATCTTAAAATTCATTGGTATGCAGTGTTGTTGCTTTTGCACATTGTCAAGGTCAACGTTCTGGAAACACTCAAAAGCATTAATTATAAAGAGAGCAATGTCAGCTCGCCGCGATCAAAAAACAATTGTTTTTCAGCTGTTAATACCGGCCATCTTTTTGCTTTTCGGTCTTCTTTTTGTCAAGCTTAAGCCGCATCCCGACCAGCAATCAATAACCTTCACAACCTCACACTTCAATCCACTATTAActggtggaggtggaggtgggcCAATTCCTTTCAATTTATCATTGCTAACTGCAAAAGAG GTGTCAGAGCATGTGCATGGAGGATGGATTCAAAAATTTCAACCGACTACATATAGATTTCCTGATTCACAGCAGGCATTTAAAGATGCTGTTGAAGCTGCAGGGCGAACCTTGGGGCCTGTTTTACTTTCAATGAGTGAATATCTAATGTCTAGCTTTAATGAATCCTATCAGTCGAG GTATGGAGCAGTAGTTGTTGATAAACAGAGTGAGAATGGAAGTCTAGGCTACACCATTCTTCACAATAGTTCCTGCCAGCATGCTGCTCCAACCTTTATTAATTTGATAAATTCAGCAATACTCAGGCTTGCCACTCTTGACGAGAATATGACTATTCAAACTCGTAATCACCCTTTGCCACTGACACAGAGTCAGCATCTACAACGTCAT GATCTGGATGCCTTTACTGTGGCCATCATTGTTAATATTGCCTTCTCCTTCATCCCCGCTTCATTTGCGGTGGCCGTTGTGAAG GAACGTGAAGTGAAAGCGAAGCACCAACAACTTATTAGTGGG GTGTCTGTACTTTCATATTGGGCTTCAACTTATATATGGGATTTCATCAGCTTCTTAGTTCCGTCCACTTTTGcaattcttctttttttcatgTTTG GTCTAGATCAATTCATTGCGAGTGCCTCTTTCTTCTCAACTGTCCTCATGTTTCTAGGATATGGATTGGCAATTGCATCATCTACATATTGCCttacttttttcttttctgaacATAGCATGGCACAG AATGTTGTCCTCTTGGTGCATTTTTTCACTGGGCTCATTCTTATGGTTATATCATTCATAATGGGGCTCATAGAATCAACAGCGTATGTGAATAATCTTCTCAAG AATTTCTTCAGATTGTCGCCTGGATTTTGCTTTGCTGATGGATTAGCTTCATTAGCTCTTTTGCGCCAGGGGGTGAAAAAAGGATCAGGTGATAACGTCTTTGACTGGAATGTAACTGGTGCCTCCATTTGTTATTTGGCCGCTGAG GGCGTCATTTACTTTATGTTGACACTTGGTCTTGAACTTTTTCTTCcactcaaaataaattttgcaaCTGCATCTGACTTGTGCACGAGcgtaaaaaatttttttgagaCAACTTCCAGTAGCTCTTTACAACCGCTTCTTAAATCAAGCTCCGAAGATGCTAATGATTTTGAGGAGGATATAGATGTACAAACAGAAAGAAACAAGGTGTTATCAGGTTCAGCGGGCAGGGCTATTATCTATCTGCGTAATCTGCGAAAG GTTTATCCAGGAGGGAAGCAACAGGGTTCAAAAATTGCTGTTCATTCATTGACGTTTTCTGTACAAGAAGGAGAATGTTTTGGTTTTCTAGGAACTAATGGAGCCGGGAAAACGACTACTCTGTCAATGCTCTCTG GAGAAGAAAGTCCCAGCGCTGGAACTGCCTTTATTTTTGGTAAAGATATCCGATCCAACCCGAAGGCTGCTCGTCAACAT ATTGGTTATTGTCCGCAATTTGATGCTCTGCTTGAGTTTGTCACCGTCAGGGAACACCTTTATCTCTATGCAAGAATAAAAGGAGTTCAAGAGTATGAACTTGAACGT TGA
- the LOC140968117 gene encoding ABC transporter A family member 1 isoform X1 has protein sequence MEKNGQKMKTGSSRRQLKAMLRKNWLLKIRHPFITCAEILLPTVVMLLLMAVRMRVDTKLHPPQPYIRKDMLVEVGKDGKSVPFNQILELLYKNDEYLAFAPDTSETRMMINILSIKFPLLKLTSRIYKDEEELETYIRSDLYGADDQVKNTTNPKIKGAIVFHDQGPKVFDYSIRLNHTWAFSGFPDVKSIMDVNGPYVNDLELGVNTIPILQYSFSGFLTLQQVLDSFIIYVEQQRLANIDTNDLVSPSESPLSHTQLIPWTQFSPSNIRLVPFPTRAYTDDEFQSIVKKVMGVLYLLGFLYPISQLISYSVFEKEQKIKEGLYMMGLKDEMFHLSWFLTYALQFGVSSGVITLCTMGTLFKYSDKTLVFAYFFSFGLSSITLSFLISTFFTRAKTAIAVGTLSFLGAFFPYYTVNEEAVSMVLKVMASFLSPTAFALGSINFADYERAQVGLRWSNIWRDSSGVCFLVCLVMMLVDTFLYGAVGLCLDKVLHRENKLLYRWRSVLRKQFWRKKNDSKQFSSGSLIKLVGSDSGINDRQFQRDAYETAVEEISLELKQQESDGRCIQIRGLHKVYDTKKASCCAVNSLQLVLYENQILALLGHNGAGKSTTMSMLVGLVHPTSGDALVFGRNILTDMDEIRKSLGVCPQYDILFPELTVKEHLEIFSDLKGVNEDCLENVVIEMAEEVGLADKFNTVVGALSGGMRRKLSLGIALIGDSKVVILDEPTSGMDPYSMRLTWQLIKRIKKGRIILLTTHSMDEADVLGDRIAIMANGSLKCCGSSFFLKQKYGVGYTLTLVKTTPTTSAAADIVYRHIPSAICVSEVGNELTFKLPLASSSSFESMFREIECYVQRSNPTVGTVGYGDSNSLGIESYGISVTTLEEVFLRVAGGDFDITECHDNKNYITPDSDVQQLGENHTSNRFIHSKVCKSCIEVIGYMMATMGKASCLFWATTLHILKFIGMQCCCFCTLSRSTFWKHSKALIIKRAMSARRDQKTIVFQLLIPAIFLLFGLLFVKLKPHPDQQSITFTTSHFNPLLTGGGGGGPIPFNLSLLTAKEVSEHVHGGWIQKFQPTTYRFPDSQQAFKDAVEAAGRTLGPVLLSMSEYLMSSFNESYQSRYGAVVVDKQSENGSLGYTILHNSSCQHAAPTFINLINSAILRLATLDENMTIQTRNHPLPLTQSQHLQRHDLDAFTVAIIVNIAFSFIPASFAVAVVKEREVKAKHQQLISGVSVLSYWASTYIWDFISFLVPSTFAILLFFMFGLDQFIASASFFSTVLMFLGYGLAIASSTYCLTFFFSEHSMAQNVVLLVHFFTGLILMVISFIMGLIESTAYVNNLLKNFFRLSPGFCFADGLASLALLRQGVKKGSGDNVFDWNVTGASICYLAAEGVIYFMLTLGLELFLPLKINFATASDLCTSVKNFFETTSSSSLQPLLKSSSEDANDFEEDIDVQTERNKVLSGSAGRAIIYLRNLRKVYPGGKQQGSKIAVHSLTFSVQEGECFGFLGTNGAGKTTTLSMLSGEESPSAGTAFIFGKDIRSNPKAARQHIGYCPQFDALLEFVTVREHLYLYARIKGVQEYELERVVSEKLVEFDLLKHADKPSYALSGGNKRKLSVAIAMIGDPPIVILDEPSTGMDPIAKRFMWEVISRLSTRRGKTAVILTTHSMNEAQALCTRIGIMVGGKLRCIGSPQHLKNRFGNHLELEVKPTEVSSLDLVTLCQTIQEKFFDIPAHPRNLLTDLEVCIGGTESTDLTAAATAAEISLSDEMIVTIGRWLGNEERVETLVSGDCVSHGVFREQLSDQLLRDGGIPLPVFSEWWLTKEKFSAIDSFIQTSFPGVTYQGSNGLNAKYQLPFEEDLSLADVFGHVESNRNKLGISEYSISQSTLETIFNHFASNS, from the exons ATGGAGAAGAACGGACAGAAAATGAAGACGGGGTCTTCAAGAAGACAATTGAAAGCCATGCTCCGAAAGAATTGGCTTCTCAAGATACGCCACCCATTCATCACCTGTGCAGAG ATATTACTTCCTACTGTTGTTATGTTGCTGCTCATGGCCGTGAGGATGAGAGTTGATACAAAGCTACATCCACCACAACC ATATATTCGAAAGGACATGCTAGTTGAAGTCGGAAAAGATGGCAAGTCTGTACCTTTCAATCAAATTTTAGAATTATTGTATAAAAATGATGAATATTTGGCATTTGCACCCGACACAAGTGAGACCAGGATGATGATTAATATATTGTCCATCAAGTTTCCTCTGCTCAAG TTGACATCAAGAATTTACAAAGATGAGGAAGAGCTTGAGACATACATACGCTCAGACCTGTATGGTGCCGATGATCAAGTGAA GAACACCACGAACCCAAAAATTAAAGGAGCTATTGTGTTTCATGATCAAGGGCCTAAGGTGTTTGATTATAGCATACGCTTGAACCATACATGGGCTTTTTCTGGATTTCCCGATGTTAAATCCATCATGGATGTCAATGGTCCATATGTCAATGACTTGGAATTAGGGGTGAACACAATACCAATTCTACAGTATAGCTTCAGTGGATTCTTAACT CTTCAACAAGTCCTGGACTCCTTCATAATCTACGTCGAACAACAACGATTGGCAAACATAGACACTAACGATTTAGTATCACCTTCGGAGTCACCTTTGTCACACACGCAACTCATACCCTGGACGCAGTTTAGCCCTTCAAATATAAGACTTGTCCCTTTTCCAACTCGTGCATACACTGATGACGAGTTCCAGTCCATCGTCAAGAAAGTCATGGGAGTGCT GTACTTGCTGGGATTTCTGTATCCAATTTCTCAACTGATTAGTTATTCCGTTTTTGAAAAG GAGCAGAAGATCAAGGAAGGACTCTACATGATGGGTTTAAAAGATGAGATGTTTCATCTCTCGTGGTTTCTAACTTACGCACTGCAG TTTGGAGTCTCTTCTGGTGTCATCACTCTTTGCACAATGGGAACCCTTTTCAAGTACAGCGACAAGACACTGGTGTTTGCTTACTTCTTCTCTTTTGGATTGAGCTCAATAACACTATCGTTTCTGATCTCCACCTTCTTCACACGGGCAAAAACCGCAATAGCAGTTGGGACGCTTTCTTTTCTTGGAGCTTTCTTCCCTTATTATACTGTTAACGAAGAGGCTGTTTCTAT GGTATTAAAGGTTATGGCATCTTTCCTTTCACCCACCGCTTTTGCTTTAGGGTCTATCAACTTTGCGGATTATGAACGTGCTCAGGTTGGCCTACGGTGGAGCAACATCTGGCGG GATTCTTCAGGGGTTTGCTTTCTGGTCTGCCTTGTGATGATGTTGGTTGACACTTTCTTATATGGTGCAGTTGGTCTGTGTTTAGATAAG GTCCTTCATAGGGAAAATAAGTTACTCTATCGATGGCGTTCTGTGTTACGTAAGCAATTTTGGAGGAAGAAAAATGATAGCAAGCAATTTTCTTCCGGTTCTCTGATCAAACTGGTTGGCAGTGACTCCGGGATTAACGATCGTCAATTTCAAAGAGATGCATATGAAACAGCTGTAGAAGAAATAAGTTTAGAATTAAAGCAACAAGAGTCTGATGGCAG ATGTATTCAGATTAGAGGTCTGCACAAGGTGTATGATACTAAGAAGGCAAGTTGCTGTGCTGTCAATTCTTTACAATTGGTGCTGTATGAAAATCAAATTCTCGCCCTTTTAG GGCATAATGGAGCTGGTAAAAGCACAACAATGTCCATGCTTGTTGGTCTTGTTCATCCTACATCTGGAGATGCATTAGTTTTTGGAAGGAACATCTTGACAGACATG GATGAAATACGCAAAAGTTTGGGTGTTTGCCCACAATATGACATTCTTTTTCCAGAGTTGACG GTGAAGGAGCACTTAGAAATATTTTCTGATCTAAAAGGTGTGAATGAAGATTGCTTGGAAAATGTTGTGATTGAAATGGCTGAAGAA GTAGGTTTGGCAGACAAATTCAATACGGTTGTGGGGGCTCTTTCTGGAGGTATGAGGAGGAAATTATCTCTCGGAATTGCACTAATAGGAGATAGCAAG GTTGTTATTCTTGATGAACCCACAAGTGGAATGGATCCTTACTCCATGCGGTTGACATGGCAGTtaattaaaagaattaaaaagggAAGGATAATATTACTAACTACTCACTCCATGGATGAAGCTGATGTGTTAGGAGATCGAATTGCTATCATGGCTAATGGTTCTTTGAAATGCTGCGGAAG TTCCTTTTTCTTAAAGCAGAAGTATGGTGTTGGTTATACGCTTACTCTGGTCAAG ACTACACCTACTACCTCTGCAGCAGCTGATATAGTTTACCGTCACATCCCATCGGCAATATGCGTGAGCGAA GTTGGTAATGAACTTACATTCAAGCTTCCTCTCGCTTCCTCATCAtcatttgaaagcatgtttcgAGAAATAGAGTGTTACGTGCAAAGATCAAATCCTACTGTTGGAACTGTAGGTTATGGAGACAGTAATTCTCTTGGCATCGAAAGTTATGGCATCTCTGTCACAACTTTAGAAGAAGTATTCTTGAGAGTTGCTGGTGGTGATTTTGATATCACTGAGTGCCATGATAATAAGAATTATATAACTCCTGATTCTGATGTTCAGCAACTTGGCGAAAATCACACTTCAAATCGATTCATTCATTCAAAAGTTTGCAAAAGTTGTATTGAGGTTATTGGCTACATGATGGCCACAATGGGGAAAGCTAGTTGTTTATTTTGGGCAACTACTCTACATATCTTAAAATTCATTGGTATGCAGTGTTGTTGCTTTTGCACATTGTCAAGGTCAACGTTCTGGAAACACTCAAAAGCATTAATTATAAAGAGAGCAATGTCAGCTCGCCGCGATCAAAAAACAATTGTTTTTCAGCTGTTAATACCGGCCATCTTTTTGCTTTTCGGTCTTCTTTTTGTCAAGCTTAAGCCGCATCCCGACCAGCAATCAATAACCTTCACAACCTCACACTTCAATCCACTATTAActggtggaggtggaggtgggcCAATTCCTTTCAATTTATCATTGCTAACTGCAAAAGAG GTGTCAGAGCATGTGCATGGAGGATGGATTCAAAAATTTCAACCGACTACATATAGATTTCCTGATTCACAGCAGGCATTTAAAGATGCTGTTGAAGCTGCAGGGCGAACCTTGGGGCCTGTTTTACTTTCAATGAGTGAATATCTAATGTCTAGCTTTAATGAATCCTATCAGTCGAG GTATGGAGCAGTAGTTGTTGATAAACAGAGTGAGAATGGAAGTCTAGGCTACACCATTCTTCACAATAGTTCCTGCCAGCATGCTGCTCCAACCTTTATTAATTTGATAAATTCAGCAATACTCAGGCTTGCCACTCTTGACGAGAATATGACTATTCAAACTCGTAATCACCCTTTGCCACTGACACAGAGTCAGCATCTACAACGTCAT GATCTGGATGCCTTTACTGTGGCCATCATTGTTAATATTGCCTTCTCCTTCATCCCCGCTTCATTTGCGGTGGCCGTTGTGAAG GAACGTGAAGTGAAAGCGAAGCACCAACAACTTATTAGTGGG GTGTCTGTACTTTCATATTGGGCTTCAACTTATATATGGGATTTCATCAGCTTCTTAGTTCCGTCCACTTTTGcaattcttctttttttcatgTTTG GTCTAGATCAATTCATTGCGAGTGCCTCTTTCTTCTCAACTGTCCTCATGTTTCTAGGATATGGATTGGCAATTGCATCATCTACATATTGCCttacttttttcttttctgaacATAGCATGGCACAG AATGTTGTCCTCTTGGTGCATTTTTTCACTGGGCTCATTCTTATGGTTATATCATTCATAATGGGGCTCATAGAATCAACAGCGTATGTGAATAATCTTCTCAAG AATTTCTTCAGATTGTCGCCTGGATTTTGCTTTGCTGATGGATTAGCTTCATTAGCTCTTTTGCGCCAGGGGGTGAAAAAAGGATCAGGTGATAACGTCTTTGACTGGAATGTAACTGGTGCCTCCATTTGTTATTTGGCCGCTGAG GGCGTCATTTACTTTATGTTGACACTTGGTCTTGAACTTTTTCTTCcactcaaaataaattttgcaaCTGCATCTGACTTGTGCACGAGcgtaaaaaatttttttgagaCAACTTCCAGTAGCTCTTTACAACCGCTTCTTAAATCAAGCTCCGAAGATGCTAATGATTTTGAGGAGGATATAGATGTACAAACAGAAAGAAACAAGGTGTTATCAGGTTCAGCGGGCAGGGCTATTATCTATCTGCGTAATCTGCGAAAG GTTTATCCAGGAGGGAAGCAACAGGGTTCAAAAATTGCTGTTCATTCATTGACGTTTTCTGTACAAGAAGGAGAATGTTTTGGTTTTCTAGGAACTAATGGAGCCGGGAAAACGACTACTCTGTCAATGCTCTCTG GAGAAGAAAGTCCCAGCGCTGGAACTGCCTTTATTTTTGGTAAAGATATCCGATCCAACCCGAAGGCTGCTCGTCAACAT ATTGGTTATTGTCCGCAATTTGATGCTCTGCTTGAGTTTGTCACCGTCAGGGAACACCTTTATCTCTATGCAAGAATAAAAGGAGTTCAAGAGTATGAACTTGAACGT GTAGTGAGTGAAAAGTTGGTGGAATTTGACTTGTTGAAGCATGCTGATAAACCATCATATGCATTAAGTGGTGGAAACAAACGGAAATTATCTGTTGCAATTGCAATGATTGGAGATCCTCCTATTGTCATTCTCGACGAGCCATCTACTG GAATGGATCCTATTGCCAAAAGATTCATGTGGGAAGTTATATCACGGCTATCAACCAGACGAGGAAAGACAGCTGTCATCCTAACTACCCACAGCATGAATGAAGCTCAAGCTCTCTGTACTAGGATCGGGATAATG GTTGGAGGTAAGCTTAGATGCATTGGGAGTCCTCAACATTTGAAAAATAGATTTGGAAATCATCTTGAACTAGAG GTTAAACCGACTGAAGTAAGCTCCTTGGACTTAGTTACTTTGTGCCAAACCATTCAGGAGAAGTTCTTTGACATTCCGGCTCATCCACGAAATTTACTTACTGACCTTGAAGTTTGCATTGGGGGTACTGAGTCTACCGACTTAACAGCAGCAGCTACAGCAGCCGAGATCAGCTTATCGGATGAAATGATTGTGACAATCGGAAGATGGCTTGGCAATGAAGAAAGAGTGGAGACTCTTGTATCTGGAGATTGTGTTTCTCATGGGGTTTTTCGTGAACAGTTGTCTGACCAATTGCTTCGTGATG GTGGTATTCCACTGCCTGTGTTTTCAGAGTGGTGGTTAACGAAAGAAAAATTTTCAGCCATTGATTCATTTATTCAGACTTCCTTTCCTGGTGTGACGTACCAAGGTAGTAATGGATTGAACGCTAAATATCAG CTGCCGTTCGAGGAAGACCTCTCGCTTGCTGATGTTTTTGGGCACGTGGAAAGTAACAG AAATAAACTGGGTATATCTGAGTACAGCATCAGCCAGTCTACACTGGAGACAATATTCAACCATTTTGCTTCGAATTCTTGA